One Mycobacteroides salmoniphilum DNA segment encodes these proteins:
- a CDS encoding RND family transporter: protein MWEAIARFCSRYAILVIGVWILAAAAGNLLVPQVESTAHNHARGFLPQSAPVNTAGAVMGKQFQDGDGGNLNYLVLESDHKLGPVEHQYHDRLLTKLRADTAHLDSAMDLWADPMTAEGALSPDGKAAYTMLRVSGELGGAQANASLDAVRQLVAKEPAPTGMHAWVTGPGATIADELTSIDTQMLMITGVTVVLIAVLLFAVYRSAITAAIPLITVGMGLGVARSIVAFLGERNLIEVSIFSVALLAALVLGAATDYGIFLLGRYHEQRRAGLEHEQSLAVANRSVAPVIAASGLTIAAALSCLMFAQVGMLRSAGLPCAIGILTGMAASLTLLPALIGLAGRRGLAQPRALQGGASRPGRRWRRVGTMVARWPGPVLVGSTLVLIVCAVPVAGLRLGFDELAAQPLSTHANRGYQAMDRHFPPNRLLPEIVSIESDHDLRNPAGVIGIERVTKKLMEIPGIRMVQSASRPAGAIPEQAALTEQAGIIADQLDDGTTQMSQRLGAVDQLSATLSQFSKAIAQLQKGLAGGVSGLGELNSGVGDMHSGMKALQDNVSQVSEYMDPLRNFTTGNPNCANDGICSLVLKAVEPMDSVVAATASLTSSTAKFGTGAQGMQKSFSGAVDSVKNMRATVAQLSTITDQLTRAVGETRTMFSGLTEYLRAMREDFRSSGEGGFYLPQRAWQDPRFQRAAGLYFAPDGRSTRMLVFGDGKVFGADGAHRSPQITLAVSEATKEGTLVGSTVNIAGFGTGTAELRGYVSEDFLLLTAVALALVFLIVLVMLRSPVAAAVVIGTVVVSYASALGITTLIWHDMLGRDLHWSVPSIALIALVAVGADYNLLFTMRMREEIFLDGAGLRTGMIRAFGGTGGVVTTAGIVFGITMFAMLSSDVLSIEQVGTAIGVGLIIDTLIVRTFVVPAVAGLLGKWFWWSPVPLLHGLLFRWSKARSPRTAGVLSYLVTRPSRLERTGA from the coding sequence GACAAAACTGCGCGCGGACACCGCCCATCTGGACTCGGCGATGGACTTGTGGGCCGACCCCATGACGGCCGAGGGCGCACTCAGCCCGGACGGCAAAGCCGCGTACACCATGCTGCGCGTGAGCGGCGAGCTCGGCGGAGCCCAGGCCAACGCTTCCCTGGACGCCGTCCGGCAGCTCGTTGCCAAGGAGCCCGCGCCCACCGGCATGCACGCATGGGTCACCGGACCCGGTGCCACCATCGCCGATGAGCTCACCTCCATCGATACACAGATGCTCATGATCACCGGGGTCACCGTGGTGCTCATCGCCGTGCTGCTGTTCGCCGTGTATCGATCTGCGATCACCGCCGCGATCCCCTTGATCACCGTGGGCATGGGCCTGGGCGTGGCGCGCTCCATCGTCGCCTTCCTGGGGGAACGCAATCTCATTGAGGTTTCCATCTTCTCGGTTGCTTTGCTCGCCGCCCTGGTGCTCGGCGCGGCAACCGATTACGGCATCTTCCTGCTCGGGCGCTATCACGAACAGCGACGCGCGGGGCTGGAGCACGAGCAGTCACTCGCCGTCGCCAACCGCAGCGTGGCGCCTGTCATCGCGGCGTCCGGGCTGACCATCGCCGCCGCCCTCTCCTGCCTCATGTTCGCCCAGGTCGGTATGCTGCGCAGCGCCGGATTACCCTGTGCCATAGGGATTCTCACCGGAATGGCGGCCTCGCTGACCCTGCTTCCCGCGCTCATCGGTTTGGCCGGCCGCCGTGGCCTGGCCCAGCCGCGTGCACTGCAGGGAGGGGCGAGCCGGCCGGGACGCCGCTGGCGCCGAGTAGGCACCATGGTCGCCCGCTGGCCGGGTCCGGTCCTGGTCGGCTCGACGCTGGTGCTCATCGTGTGCGCCGTTCCCGTCGCGGGCCTGCGCCTTGGTTTCGACGAGCTTGCCGCACAGCCACTTTCCACGCACGCGAACCGCGGCTATCAGGCGATGGATAGACATTTCCCGCCGAACCGGTTGCTGCCAGAGATCGTCTCGATCGAATCGGACCATGATCTGCGCAACCCGGCCGGAGTCATCGGTATCGAGCGAGTCACCAAGAAACTCATGGAGATTCCCGGAATTCGGATGGTCCAATCCGCCTCGCGCCCGGCGGGTGCCATCCCCGAACAGGCGGCACTGACCGAACAAGCCGGCATCATCGCCGATCAGCTGGACGATGGCACCACGCAAATGAGCCAACGTTTAGGGGCCGTCGACCAGCTTTCGGCAACGCTGAGCCAGTTCTCGAAGGCCATCGCGCAGCTGCAGAAGGGTCTGGCCGGCGGCGTGAGCGGACTGGGCGAGCTCAACAGCGGCGTCGGCGACATGCACTCGGGGATGAAAGCACTGCAAGACAACGTGTCTCAGGTATCGGAGTACATGGATCCGCTGCGTAACTTCACCACGGGCAACCCCAACTGTGCCAATGACGGCATCTGTTCTCTGGTGCTCAAGGCCGTCGAACCGATGGACTCCGTGGTGGCGGCCACCGCCTCGCTGACCTCCAGCACCGCCAAGTTCGGTACCGGCGCGCAGGGAATGCAAAAATCATTCTCCGGTGCCGTGGATTCGGTGAAGAACATGCGGGCGACGGTGGCACAGCTGAGCACGATCACCGATCAACTGACCAGGGCGGTCGGCGAGACGCGCACCATGTTCTCCGGACTCACCGAGTACCTGCGCGCGATGCGCGAAGATTTTCGCAGCAGCGGCGAGGGTGGTTTTTACCTGCCCCAGCGCGCGTGGCAGGATCCGCGCTTCCAGCGGGCCGCCGGCCTGTACTTCGCCCCCGACGGCCGCTCGACCCGCATGCTGGTGTTCGGTGACGGCAAGGTGTTCGGCGCCGACGGCGCACATCGATCTCCACAGATCACCCTCGCGGTGAGCGAGGCCACCAAGGAGGGCACCCTCGTCGGCAGCACGGTGAACATCGCCGGATTCGGCACCGGCACTGCCGAATTGCGCGGATACGTCAGTGAAGACTTCCTGTTGTTGACGGCCGTGGCCCTCGCGTTGGTGTTCCTCATCGTGTTAGTCATGCTGCGCAGCCCGGTGGCGGCGGCGGTGGTCATCGGCACCGTCGTTGTCTCGTACGCATCCGCATTGGGCATCACCACCTTGATTTGGCATGACATGTTAGGGCGCGATCTGCACTGGTCGGTCCCGTCGATCGCCCTCATCGCACTGGTCGCGGTGGGCGCTGACTACAACCTGTTGTTCACCATGCGCATGCGCGAAGAGATATTCCTGGATGGCGCCGGCCTGCGCACCGGCATGATCCGCGCCTTCGGCGGCACGGGCGGCGTCGTCACCACGGCCGGAATCGTCTTCGGTATCACCATGTTCGCCATGCTCTCCAGCGATGTGCTGAGCATCGAGCAGGTGGGCACCGCCATTGGCGTCGGGCTGATCATCGACACGCTCATCGTCAGAACGTTCGTCGTACCGGCGGTGGCGGGGCTGCTCGGCAAGTGGTTCTGGTGGTCGCCGGTGCCGCTGCTGCACGGACTGCTGTTCCGGTGGTCGAAGGCGCGCTCGCCCCGCACTGCCGGTGTGCTCTCGTACCTGGTGACGCGGCCGTCGCGGTTGGAGAGAACAGGAGCCTAG